The Methanosarcina barkeri MS DNA window GAGGATATAAAATACTGATTATATAAAGGCAAATGCATTTGCCTTTTATTCACTTAATGGAAATAATCTTATTGAATTCAAGAATTGTTCAAAGGCAGAAAACGTATGTGAATTTCTGGAAAAAATAGTGGAAGAAAACAAAGGAAAAATAGTTGTGCTTATACTTGACAATTCAAAAACACATCACTCAATAAAAACAGTAACAAAAGCCAAAGAATTAGGGATTATACTTGTGTTTCTACCACCATATTCACCAGATCTAAATCCTGTAGAATATGTATGGAAAACGATAAAAAGAAAAGTATCTGTCACATTTGTTCAATCTAAACAACATTTAAGAAACATCATCAAAAAAGAGTTTATCAGAGTAGAAAACTCAGAAAACTCATTGTCATTTGCAAAGAGATGGATGGAAACTTTCCATCAGCAAATAAAAAGTGTAATTTGTTAAGTAAGGAACTATAGATTGTAGTCAATACAGTAGAGAACCTGCTGCCAGCGGACTGAAAATAAGTATACACTCAGCAAGTATACCAAGATCGCTAGAAAAACATAACGTAGCTTTGTTTCTCTGAGTGTTCCCAGTATTTCTTCCAGAACAGGTATGATCTCTATCCAGTAACTGCGGACAAGATATACACCTGCTGCGAGCAGTAAAAGGGTCACGATGATTTTTATCAAAGTTCCCATCCTCAAAGAAATACCCCACAAAGGCTCTGCGTCACTTTTCTAGAAACAGTTTTTCTATTTAGATCTCCTACTCTGAATTTACTTTTAGAACCTTGCGCTTTTAATAGACAACCAAACTTCTGGCTATTCAAGCCAACCGAATTTTCAACCGAATTTCTGACTATGCAAGCACTCTTGAGAGTCTTGATAATAACGAAGGAATTTTGGGCATCTTGAAGGATATCTCGAAGATCTTTACTCTATCATACTCTTCACTCTATCATGTGCCTTTTGGGTCACGTTTGCTCTGAATATACGCAATAATGCCTGGAAGTAACGAAACAAGAATTATTCCAGGTATTAAAAAGCTTAAGTTATCCTTTACAACTAGCAAGTTCCCAAAAAAGTATCCTCCAAAAAGGAATGAAGTTACCCATAAAACTCCCCCGATGGTATCATAGCTAACGAATGTCAAATAAGGCATTGTTCCAATCCCTGCTACAAACGGTGCAAATGTACGGATAACAGGGATAAAACGGGCCATAATTATCGTTTTTACCCCATACTTTTTAAAGAATAAGTGTGTACGGTCAAGCTGCTCCTTTTTAATAAACCGTATATTTTCACGATTTGTTGCTCGATTTCCTAAGAAATGACCTGTGTGATAATTGACATTATCTCCTGCAATAGCTGCAAGACATAGCACAATAAGTAGAATAAATAAATTAAACGAGCCACTGGCAGCCAGAGCTCCGGTTGCAAATATGAGAGAATCACCTGGTAAGAAAGGAGCTATCACCAGACCTGTCTCACAAAAGATGATAGCGAACAATAATAAATACGTTAATAAACCGTATTCGTTTGTTATTTCTCTTAAGTGGGCATCCAGATGCAAGAATATATCGATAAAATAGCTTTGATCTGCCATGTCAATACTTCTCTATTGATATGCTTCTTTTATTATTGGCTAAAATAATTTATTAGTCAAAATAATTTATTGGCTAAAATAATTTCTCAGTTTCATATAAGTATTTATTATAACTACTGGACATATTTTACTACTGCACTCCAAAAACGAAAAATTCCTTAACTTTGAGCTTTCGGAAATTCCTTAACTTTGAGCTTTCGGAATATACTGAGGATTCAGAAACCTCAGTTCAAGAATTACTAATATGTCTTAAATAATTTGACAATCCAGCCAGAAACAGAGGCTTTTCAAAAGTCTCTATAAACGTAGAGAGTTTTCATACTTTCTGGACCATTGAAGTTTATATTCTCATTCAAACTGAGTGCCGAAACCAATTAGGATCCCAATCAGGATCCAGAAAATAATTAAATATGTTTAAATATGTTATATTTTATAAAGTTATGCTTTTTAACTTATACAGAGCCACTTTTCCATCAGATCCGAATAATCACCCATCAAATTTGAGTAGGTACCCATTCAATTTGAACAGATACCTATCCAGTTTGAACAGGAACACTTATTTTTCAGTACTTACCTCTCCAGGTTTGGCAGATATTATTACTGTCAGATTATTACTGTCAGATTATTACTGTCAGATATTATTGTTTATTTGGCTTTTGAGCAATCTGAGCCACGCAATACTTAGAGTCCCCACCAAACATACGATTAGCAAGTCATCACCGTGCAGCAGTGAGAACCGAAACATACTTCTTAAAGCCGGCACATACAAAACCAGAACTAAACCTGAAAGTGCTCCGACCAGCACATATCTCAAGGCTTTGTTCTCGGAAGACAGCGTTTTGATGAGGCTCTGGGACCAGGAAAGATTTGCCACAATTAAAGTCAGGTTTGCGATTACAAGTGTCGCAAAGGTAAGTGTGCGTGCATCCGCTTCGCCCTTGCCCATATGTAAGGCATACAGGAAAACAGCAATCACTCCCGCAAGCATACTTATTCCCTGTACCAGACTGAGAGCCAGATTTTTTCTTCCGAACATTCTTTCCTGCAAATTTCGAGGCGATCTGTTCATTATATTTTTCTCTTCGGGTTCAGCCTCAAAGACTGTTGAGCAGGCAGGGTCAATTATCAATTCCAGAAATGCTATGTGTGCAGGCAAAAGGACAAGAGGCAAATTAAATAATATAGGGAACAGAGCGAGTCCTGCAATAGGCATGTGGACTGAAAATATATACCCTATTGCTTTCTTGAGATTATCGAAAATCCGCCTTCCAATCCTGACGGCTGCAACTATGGAAAAAAAATCATCGTTCAGAAGAACAATCGATGCAGACTCACGAGCTACATCCGTGCCCCTTTCCCCCATCGCAATTCCAATATGAGCCGATTTCAGAGCAGGAGCATCGTTAACCCCATCTCCTGTCATTGCAACAACTTCCCCGTTTTGTTTTAAAGCATTTACAATTGTCAGTTTTTGTTCGGGCACAACCCTGGCAAAGATGTTTGTTACTTTTATTTTCTCAGAAAGTTCCTGTTGATCCATATTTGCCAATTCAGGACCGGTAATATATTTATCTGGATTTTCTAGACCTATCTGCCTGGCAATATGCTGAGCTGTACCTGGATAATCTCCGGTAATCATAATGACTCTTATTCCGGCTTTATAACACTCCTTTATTGATTGGGCGACGGATGGCCGGACAGGATCAACAAATCCCAGCAGTCCTATAAATTCGAACTCAAAATCGTGCTGTTTTTCAGGCAAAGAGTCATCCTGAAAACTGGCTTTGGCCACACCCAGAAGCCTCAAACCCCGGTTTGCCATCTCCTGGACATGAGCTGATAACTCTTCTTTTTCGGCTTCACTCAGATGGCACAGGTCAAAAATTGCTTCGGGTGCGCCTTTTGTAGCGATAACGTATTTTCCGGAATCTGGGGATTTCCATACGTTTGAAAGTGCAAGCAGGTTTTTTGAGAGAGGGTACTCCCTGACAGTTTTCCACTCTTCGTGGATATGTTCGGTATTAGAAAGAAATTTTTCAGTGTTTCTTTTTATCTCTTTCTCAAGAGGATCAAAAGGATCCCGCTGGCTTGCCAGGTATCCAAACTCAAGCAATTCATGGAACTTCTCAAGCAGGCATTTATTTTTCTCGAGTTCACAATACTCGCCTTTAGAAAATAAGGAGTTCAAAATCATCCGGTTTAAGGTTAAAGTCCCTGTTTTATCCACGCAAAGTACGGTTGAAGCCCCGAGCGTCTCAATTGCAGGCATCCGTCGTACTAACACATTTCTTTTGGACAAACGCCAGACTCCCATACTCAGGAATATCAATAAAACTACTGAGAACTCTTCGGGAAGGAGGGCCATGCTCAAACTCAGTCCCGCAAGCAGACCGTGCAGCCAATCTCCTCTGGTCAAACCATAGACTATAACTACAACTGCGCAGAGTATTCCTCCAAAAATAGCAAAGGTCTTTATAATTTGTGCGGTTTCTTTTTTGAGTAGAGAATCTTCTTCGGCTATCGTCCCCAGAGCTTTTCCGATTTTTCCCATTTCAGTATGTATTCCGGTTTCGCTTACCTGGGCTACTCCATGACCCTGAATTACCAGGGTTCCTGAATATACAAATGGGAGATCGTCTCCTCCGAGCTGCTCAGGTTTCAAGGAGTGAGTTAAGCCAGTAGATTCGCATTTTCTAACAGCCAGTGATTCGCCTGTGAGTAAGGATTCATCTACCAGAAGATTTGTACTGGAGAGCACAACTCCATCTGCCGGGATGCGGTCTCCTTCTCTCAAAATTATGATATCTCCCTTAACGACTTCTCTCCCTGGAATTCTTTTCTGTTCCCCGCCTCTTATCACAAGAGCTCTTGGGCTTGAAAGATTTTTTAAAGCCTCTAAGGCTCTTTCGGTCTTTATTTCCTGATTAAATGTTATACCCACAACCACGAAAACGAAAACTAGCAGTATAAAAGCATCTCTAACTTCCCCAAGAAATAGATAAATCGTACCTGCAATTAAAAGGAGAAGCAACATCGGTTCTTTAAGGACATTCAGAAAGATAGAAAAAAGGCTCTGTTTCTTCTGGGACGGCAGCTCATTATAGCCTTCGTTCTTAAGTATCGCAGCGGCCTCTTCTTCTGAAAGCCCAGTTATATTCTCCAGATCGAATGTTGTTTCCATATTTTTTCATACCTATTGTCATATCCTTTATGTTCACGATTCCTTATAGTTTTGAAATGCTTAGCTGGAAACAGTAATTATTTTATAAATTATTAAAGAGATTTTTAAAAGTTTAAAAGTAAATATATCTCGGTTTTATCATATAAGGCTATCCAGAAACTAATATAGAAACTAATATTATACTTATATTACAAATTTAACATTATATCTTTTCATGAAAGTGATGACATTCAAAAGAATCTCAGTGGACTGGTTTTAAACAGAGAAATTTTAAATTTGGAGTTTTATGACTGGGACCAGATCGATGGGGCTCTATGCTGCGGCTTCAATAGGTGTCGGAAGTATGATTGGAGCCGGGATATTTTCTATTTTCAGGACAGCTGTTCAGATTTCAGGAAATGCAGTATAGATTCTTTTATCATTGCAGGAGTAGTTGCATTTAAATGCTTATTCCTACGCAAAAATTGGGGTTAGATACCAATCTACTGGAGGGCCTGTAGAATTTATTCTAAAAGGGTTCGGAGATGGAGTTTTAAGTGGAGAGCTTAATCTTTTGCTCTGGATAAGCTACATCTTCGCACTTGCTCTTTATTCAAAAGGTTTCTCTTCTTATGCAGTAATCTTCCTGCCTCCAGGCTCAGCGCAGGTATGGGATAAGATTTTTGCAAATACAATTATCCTGATTTACGGCAATTAATTTTATAGGAGCTAAAGCCGTAGGAAAATCCGAACTATTTATAGTTTCGATAAAGTTTTGTATATTGCTACTCTTTGCGACTGCAGGTATTGCTTACATAAATATACTGGAAATCTCTCGGCTTCTGCATGGCCAGACTCCATAAGTATTCTCTTTGGGGTTGGAGTTATATTTCTTGCATATCAGGGGTTTGGACTGATAACCAATGCTGCGGAAGACATTATAAATCCAGAAACCAATCTTCTAAGAGCAATTTATCTGAGTATTGCACTTGTCGTTATTATCTACGCATCAGTTAGCCTTGCAGTAGTTGGGAACCTCTCAACCTTTGAGATCGAAAAGTCAAAAGACTATGCACTTGCAGCTGCAGCAAAACCTTTTCTAGGAGTTCTGGGTTTCAAGGTTATGGCTTTCGCCGCTCTAATTTCAACTTCTTCTGCGATAAACGCTTCTCTTTACGGGGAGCAAACATAAGTTATTTGCTTGCAAAAGAAGGACGTTTGCCTTTATTTTTTGAGGGAAAAATCTGGAAAAGGGGAACGGAAGAACTTTTGATTACATCCGGTTTTGTGATACTCATGGCTAACTTCCTTTCTCTGGATGGACTAGGTATGCTCACAAGTACCTCCCTGCTTATAATTTATGTAGCCGTTAATACTTCTCATCTGCATCTTTTAAAAGAAACCGGAGCGAAACGCTGGGTAATTTTGGCTTCACTTCTAAGTAGCTTGATTTTCTTTGGAGTGTTAGTTTATTATGAATTTGTGAATTCGAAACTAACTCTGGAACTGCTTTTAATCACACTTCTCTGCTGCTTCTGTATTGAATGGGCTTACAGAAAATTAGTAGGCAGATCGATAAAAGACAGGGCAGAATAAATTTTCGGTCAGCGATACCTAAAATTTTTTTGGGGGCTTTCAAGCTTTAATGATAATATTGGGCTGGTTTGGAAGAAGTGCAATGAGTGGCTTCGTTTCCGAATATGCTTTCTGGATTGCCTCTGGTCTTCTGATTTTTATTGGAGCCAGGGTGATTTATAGGAATCTTCATGGCAGCAAACAGAGAAAGATAGGCTTCCTGGATTTAGTCTGTTTGAACTGGCTAATTTATTACCCAAACTGCACGGCATATGATTAATTAACCATTTTTTAAGTAATGTCTAGATTTCAAGACAATCTTTTTTTCATCCGAAAAATGGACTCTGTTCCAAAATCTAGTGATTTTTGCATTTCTTGATTGAAAATCTGAATTAGCAAGCTGAATTAGCAAGAAGAATCCGGTTTTCGTCAAAATCAATATTCGATATCTAAAAACTTTAATCTCGAAATTGTATCACAAGGATTGGGCCCAACTACAAAATCTAATGATTTTGGATTTTACATTTATCACTAGATTTTGGTATTAAGTTAAATAAGTCATAAAGACTATATAACGAAAATTGTTTTATTATTTTACTCATTAATCGAAATAATTAGAATATTTATGAAAATTATAATCGAAATTTTTGAAACATTAATTTGATGGGTGATATATGCAGGAAAGTTTGCATATTAAAATATTTAATATTATAAAATAACGTAAATAATATAGGTAAGGCTCTAATCATGACTAAAAAATGCAATACAAAAAATAATTTAAATGTAAAAAAAAGGGTAGTAATCCTCAGCGGACTTCTTGTCCTGCTTTTGAGTATAGGCTCATCTATAGCAATAGCTGATACGAACTTATCAGATAATAACAAAGTTTCACAGCTTGCATTTGCGCCAAAAAACCCTGATTTTGTAAAGTATCAACAGGAAAAAATTTCCAGTCAACCATCTATTAACGGACACAAAACGGGTTTATTCCCCACAATTGTGGATCTTAGTCATCTCCGTACTGTTTCTGGCAGTACAGTATCTTATCCAGCTAGATATGACCTCAGGACACTGAACAAAGTCACTCCTGTGAAAGATCAGGGTAAAGCAGGAACTTGCTGGACATTTGCAACCTACGGGTCTTTAGAATCATATTTAATGCCTGGAAAAAGCTGGGATTTTTCAGAAAATAATCTTAAAAACGTGCTTTCCAGTGATGCCCCAGAAGGGTTTGATTATTCAGATGGGGGAAATATACTTATGTCTACTGCTTACCTGGCTCGGTGGAGTGGACCCGTGAAGGAAAGTAATGACCCATATAGTGATTCATCAGTATATTCATCAGATGAACTCAGACTTCCTGTATACCAACATGTACAGAATGTTTTAGTCCTTCCTGGCAGGCAGGGATCTAAGGACAACAACGAAATAAAATCTGCAATTGAAAAATACGGAGCTGTCGATACAGGTATATATACTGGTGGTGACGACTTTGACGATTGCTATTCTAATGATACAAATAGTTTTTACTATGATGGATCTTCGTACTCTGACCATGCTGTAACTATTGTGGGTTGGGACGATTCATATGATAAGAATAACTTTACCCATGTTCCGCCCGGAAATGGCGCGTTTATCGTGAAAAATAGTTGGGGTACAGGTTTTGGTGAAAACGGATATTTTTATGTTTCGTATTATGACTCCAATATAGGCAATACAAACGCTGTCTTCACGGCAGAAAATACTGACAATTATAAAAATATCTATCAGTATGACCCACTTGGATGGGTCACAGATTGCGGCAAAGAAGACACTTCTACTACCTTATGGGGTGCAAATATCTTCACTGCAAAATCCGATGAGGTCCTCAAAGCCGTAAGTTTCTATACTACAGACTCAAACTGCAAATATATCCTTTATATATATACTGACGTTTCGTCCAGCCCTGTAACTCAAGCCGGCCCGGTTATTTCAAAGAGCGGGAAAATCCCTTATGCAGGCTATCACACGATTCCTCTGGATTCCAAAGTTAATCTCAAAGCCGGTCAAAAGTTCTCAGTAGTCCTGAAGCTTACGACCTCTGGATATGGTTATCCGATTGCTTTAGAAATGCCATCCTCAGGCTACAGTAGTAAAGCAACAGCAAATGCTGGAGAGAGTTTTATTAGTTCTGATGGACAAACCTGGGGCGACATAACGACATATGCTACAGATGCGAATGTATGTATTAAGGCCTTCACCACAACAGGAAGTACATCTCCTGTAGCAGATTTCTCTGCGAACCCTACCTCTGGAAATGCTCCACTGAAGGTAACATTTGCTGATAAGAGTACAGGCTCACCTACTTCATGGAAATGGGACTTTGGAGATGGATCAAAGTCATACGTCCAGAATCCAACTCACAAGTATTCAAAGGCAGGAGTATATACTGTTAGTTTAACAGCAAAGAATACTAAAGGCAGTAACA harbors:
- a CDS encoding DedA family protein — protein: MADQSYFIDIFLHLDAHLREITNEYGLLTYLLLFAIIFCETGLVIAPFLPGDSLIFATGALAASGSFNLFILLIVLCLAAIAGDNVNYHTGHFLGNRATNRENIRFIKKEQLDRTHLFFKKYGVKTIIMARFIPVIRTFAPFVAGIGTMPYLTFVSYDTIGGVLWVTSFLFGGYFFGNLLVVKDNLSFLIPGIILVSLLPGIIAYIQSKRDPKGT
- a CDS encoding amino acid permease, giving the protein MYIATLCDCRYCLHKYTGNLSASAWPDSISILFGVGVIFLAYQGFGLITNAAEDIINPETNLLRAIYLSIALVVIIYASVSLAVVGNLSTFEIEKSKDYALAAAAKPFLGVLGFKVMAFAALISTSSAINASLYGEQT
- a CDS encoding C1 family peptidase, encoding MTKKCNTKNNLNVKKRVVILSGLLVLLLSIGSSIAIADTNLSDNNKVSQLAFAPKNPDFVKYQQEKISSQPSINGHKTGLFPTIVDLSHLRTVSGSTVSYPARYDLRTLNKVTPVKDQGKAGTCWTFATYGSLESYLMPGKSWDFSENNLKNVLSSDAPEGFDYSDGGNILMSTAYLARWSGPVKESNDPYSDSSVYSSDELRLPVYQHVQNVLVLPGRQGSKDNNEIKSAIEKYGAVDTGIYTGGDDFDDCYSNDTNSFYYDGSSYSDHAVTIVGWDDSYDKNNFTHVPPGNGAFIVKNSWGTGFGENGYFYVSYYDSNIGNTNAVFTAENTDNYKNIYQYDPLGWVTDCGKEDTSTTLWGANIFTAKSDEVLKAVSFYTTDSNCKYILYIYTDVSSSPVTQAGPVISKSGKIPYAGYHTIPLDSKVNLKAGQKFSVVLKLTTSGYGYPIALEMPSSGYSSKATANAGESFISSDGQTWGDITTYATDANVCIKAFTTTGSTSPVADFSANPTSGNAPLKVTFADKSTGSPTSWKWDFGDGSKSYVQNPTHKYSKAGVYTVSLTAKNTKGSNTVTKKGYIKVVTKPVAAFSASPTSGKTPLKVTFTDKSTGTPTSWFWNFGDGSKSYLQNPTHKYSKAGTYTVSLIVKNAAGRNSVTKTKYIKVITKPVAAFSASPTSGKTPLKVTFTDKSTGTPAAWKWDFGDGSKSYHQNPVHKYSKAGTYTVSLTVKNAAGRNSVTKTKYIKVVTKPVAAFSASPTSGKSPLNVKFTDKSTGTLAAWKWDFGDGSKSFAKNPVHKYSKAGTYTVSLTVKNTAGINTKTISGYITVKK
- a CDS encoding cation-translocating P-type ATPase — translated: METTFDLENITGLSEEEAAAILKNEGYNELPSQKKQSLFSIFLNVLKEPMLLLLLIAGTIYLFLGEVRDAFILLVFVFVVVGITFNQEIKTERALEALKNLSSPRALVIRGGEQKRIPGREVVKGDIIILREGDRIPADGVVLSSTNLLVDESLLTGESLAVRKCESTGLTHSLKPEQLGGDDLPFVYSGTLVIQGHGVAQVSETGIHTEMGKIGKALGTIAEEDSLLKKETAQIIKTFAIFGGILCAVVVIVYGLTRGDWLHGLLAGLSLSMALLPEEFSVVLLIFLSMGVWRLSKRNVLVRRMPAIETLGASTVLCVDKTGTLTLNRMILNSLFSKGEYCELEKNKCLLEKFHELLEFGYLASQRDPFDPLEKEIKRNTEKFLSNTEHIHEEWKTVREYPLSKNLLALSNVWKSPDSGKYVIATKGAPEAIFDLCHLSEAEKEELSAHVQEMANRGLRLLGVAKASFQDDSLPEKQHDFEFEFIGLLGFVDPVRPSVAQSIKECYKAGIRVIMITGDYPGTAQHIARQIGLENPDKYITGPELANMDQQELSEKIKVTNIFARVVPEQKLTIVNALKQNGEVVAMTGDGVNDAPALKSAHIGIAMGERGTDVARESASIVLLNDDFFSIVAAVRIGRRIFDNLKKAIGYIFSVHMPIAGLALFPILFNLPLVLLPAHIAFLELIIDPACSTVFEAEPEEKNIMNRSPRNLQERMFGRKNLALSLVQGISMLAGVIAVFLYALHMGKGEADARTLTFATLVIANLTLIVANLSWSQSLIKTLSSENKALRYVLVGALSGLVLVLYVPALRSMFRFSLLHGDDLLIVCLVGTLSIAWLRLLKSQINNNI